ggtgtgccgggtggatcccggtccggtgcatgcgggagtctgtctgactgtctctccccgtttccagtttcagaaaaaaaaacaaaaacatgtgaaCTGATCTGAGATTCCTTCTCAGGCCAACCACTGAGCCTTCTgagattattttttccttgtcaAAATGtggttgtgcctgacctgtggtggctcagtggataaagcgtcgacctggaaatgttaaggtcgccggttcgacaccttgggcttgcctggtcaaggcacgtataggagttgatgcttccagctcctcccccctcctctctctgtctctcctctctctctctctctgtctctccctcttctctctaaaatgaataaattaaaaaaaaaatgtggttgtgAGCCTGAGAGGGATGATCATGGTCCTCAGAGGATGGGGTGAAGGGTTTCCTCCCTGAGCCCAGCCCCACAGCATTCTGCTCATGGgtagtaagtgtgtgtgtgtgtgtgtgtgtgcgcacaccaTAGCTGCCTCGCTGGTTCCTGCGTTCTTTGAGGATAAGGCAGCAGTAGGTGTGTCAGATTGAGATAGCCCCTGTTCCCACCTTCAGCCCAAGTAGGAATCCTCTGGACCCAATTCACTGGCTCCCTGAAGAACCAACCTGTGGCTCCAATCTTCCTGCCCAAGCATGCTTTCAGTAATCTCCTGCACTCTGTAAGTAAGTGTCCTTCTTCTGACAGCATTGTTGGACTTAGGGAAACAAAGGGGCATCaaacagaagcagagaaaaatgAAGACCACCCCACATCCCCACTGTCCTGAAGGAGGAGCCCTAGAAGATCATAGGAAGAAGCAGCTCTAGACCTGTGGGACCTGAGGGGACCACCTGAGCCTCAACagctcatctttaaaatggagtaAATGTGGACATGCTCTCTCAGGGAGGTTCCTTGGGAAGTAGCTGGGAGATACTGACCCCACCCTCCACCAATGGACCCACAGTCCCAGGGCAGGGATGCCCATGAGAAAGGCTGGGTATGCTGAGCTTTGGGGGCCCTGCTTCTCAACCCTGGCTGTTGGCTGGCCCCTTGGTGGCCTTGCCAGCAGACCCTGAGTTATGTATGCCCCACTAAAAATCAAGGGGGTGTCTTCCCCTCTCTACCAGCTGGGAAAACATTTGCAACCCTTGTGGGCCCCCTGAACAGAACAGACGGAGAAGAAGCAGCTTATGTTTCCCTTTGTTGTGCTTTAACTtctgaaatattcttttcttaagCAAAAAGCCCTGggtgaatagctcagttgcttattacagcatcatcccaatacacaccaaggttgcaggttcgatctccagtcagggcacatacaagaatcgatcaattaacacataaataagtggaacaacaaattgatgtttctccctctaaaattaatctttttttttttttttttttttttttttttttttttttttttttagagagagagactgagacagggGGAtggcagatggggacagacagggagaaagagatgagagccctggccacatagctcagtcggttggagcatcatcccggagcacggaggttgccggttcgattccaggtcagggcacatacaggagcagctcaatgttcctgtctctctctctgcccctgcctttctcaaataaataaaagaataaatattaaaaaaaaaaaaagagatgagaagcatcaactcatagttgcggcaccagTGATGGGGGgctggggactccagctgaaccaatgacccctgctcaagccagaaaccttgggcttcaaaccagcaacctttgggctcaagccagtgactatggggtcatgtctatgatcccacgttcaagccagcgccCCCATACTCAGCTACTTCCCAAGGAACCTCCCTGAGAGAGCATGTCCACATTtactccattttaaagatgagctGTTGAGGCTCAGGTGGTCCCCTCAGGTCCCACAGGTCTAGAGCTGCTTCTTCCTATGATCTTCTAGGGCTCCTCCTTCAGGACAGTGGGGATGTGGGGTGGTCTTcatttttctctgcttctgtttGATGCCCCTTTGTTTCCCTAAGTCCAACAATGCTGTCAGAAGAAGGACACTTACTTACAGAGTGCAGGAGATTACTGAAAGCATGCTTGGGCAGGAAGATTGGAGCCACAGGTTGGTTCTTCAGGGAGCCAGTGAATTGGGTCCAGAGGATTCCTACTTGGGCTGAAGGTGGGAACAGGGGCTATCTCAATCTGACACACCTACTGCTGCTAAGGTGCTAAGACACacctccttagttcattgattgctttctcatatgtgccttgatggggggctgggggctccagctgaaccaatgacccctgctcaagccagaaaccttgggcttcaaaccagcaacctttgggctcaagccagtgactatggggtcatgtctatgatcccacgttcaagccagcgcccccatactcaagctggtgagctcacgctcaagctggttacctgggggttttaaacctgggtcctctgcatcccaggctgacactctatccactgtgccactgcctggtcaggctctataaaattaatcattaaaaaaattttaagtgacctgtggtggcgcagtggataaagcgtcgacctggaaatgctgaggttgccggttcaaaaccctgggcttgcctggtcaaggcacatatgggagttgatgcttccagctcctctctctgtctctctctctccctctctctctcttctctaaaaaaaaaaaaaaaaaaaaaaaaaaaaaaaaaaaaattttaagtaaattttatcCTTTGCTTAAGGTaagcaaaatatatcttttttcttttttctatcaacATTTTAATAAGGAGTTGAACataagatagaaaaataacattCCCGTTGCTTTTTTAAGAGGCAGGCTTTTCTTGAGATGTTCATGCATGGCAATCGATGAATAACATTAACCTAAAGAAAATGCATGAGTACAGAAAGGCACTTCTCCAAGTACCTGTAGTAGTTACTGCCAACTCCTAGCCAGCCTGTCACACTCTAGGGGCtgcttgttctgttttcttttggaaaGAGCTGAGTTCAGTCTTAAGCCCTGTTGCTCTCAGAGGCTAGGGGGCACTAAAGGACTGCCATTGGTTTCACATAGTGGTGCTCATGGAAATGAGGAAGGTGATGGTGGAAGGGTCTGCATGCTTGCTTCTCTAGTGGGGTGTGGGTGGTCAGAGGCCACTACTCCCTCAGGTAACCTTGCTCACTCTCCTTGGAGGGACATATGATCTAGCACATGGGCTGGGACAAGGCCTCTGTGGCCCCCTGACTCCCCATAATAGAATCCCTTGTCATCCACAGGTCCATAGACTGTGACCAGGTCTCCAGCCTTCAATGAAAGCTTGTCTTTCATCTGGCTCCCTGCTTGCCAATCCTTGGGGTCATAGTTCAGAGCTGCCATCATGGTCATTGAATTCCACAGTGAGGGCCTCTTGGGGTTCCCTTGGAGCAAGGGGAAGGAATCCTGGGGGCTGGTGAGCCCTCCAAAGTCATCTAGGTGGGCCACTGAAGGCAGGTGCCCTTGCACTGGCAAATGCCACTTCCTATTCGTCTTTTCCATGCCCACCTCCACCTCGGCTACCAGGTGCCCAGGGATGTTGCCCGTTCGCCCACTGCATTCCCCATAGTAGAAACCGTGGGAGTCCTGAGAGCCCCATATCCTCAGCAACTGCCCTTTCTGGAAGGCCAGCTCCTCCTCTGCAGCCTCAGGGTTGTCAGACATCACCAGGGGGTCATAATCAAAGAGTGCCAGAAAGACCCTGACTGGAGTGTCCATGCCCGCCCTCAGCAATGGGGGGCCTCTACTAGACATCTTAATGATTTTGCTGGATGGAGCTGGACAAAGTGCTGAGCTGGGCTCCTGGAGCTGGCTCTCTCTTTTGCCCCCCAGAGACTGATCTCGCCCAGTCTGGGTCCTAAGCTCCCTTCTCTGTTCTTGCCACTCTGTGGCCCATGGACTGAAGCATactgcctcctcctcttcctgcaaaATGTCATGGAAGTCAGACACATATCGTTGGCTGGTGCTCATCTGGGGAGGGGTGAACACTTGGGCGTCTTGCTTTTGCTTCAGGACTTTTTTAAGGGCAATCTTTTCCTTACATACTTCTTTCCTGGGTCCACACTCAGGGGACAGATGGACAACTCCCAGAGTAGGGCTTTGGCTGGTGCCCATATGCTGGGGGTGATCTTCTCCCCCTGCAGACTGGACACTGGGCAGAGGCGGCCTGTGGTTCTGGGGACTCTTCTGAAAGTGTAGGTCTTTTCTGCAGACCTCCCAGGCCTCTTCCAGCCCCTGGGTTTGGCTGCCAGCCCCTACACTTGGACATTCTCCTTCTGAACTCAGGTTGGGCACTGGGGAGAGCTTCCTTGGGGGTTCTTCAAGGAATGCTTCTAGGAACTTGGCCAGGGGCTCCCTACAGCTTCTGGGGATGTGGGAACTGGCCTTGGCACTCAGTGGAGCCAGCACCAGCCTCTGAGGGCAGATGGGAAAGGTGACTCTGCAGGGGAATGGGTTACCACAGGTGTAGCTAAAGGAAGAGGTTTCTGGCAATCTGTTACAGTTAAAACAGTCATGAGGGATCTGAGCTGGCACCGAATCCAGTGACTCGCCAAAAAGTGAAATGGTTCTCACTGAGACCTTCTGGCACATCAGGGGCAGCTGGACCTTTGACAGTTCTAACAGGGTGCTCCCAGCAGTGGCATCAGTGATCTCCACAACCTTGAGCCCATCAGCATACACAGCATAGCCAGTGACCTGGACTCCATTGGAGAACCCAGCCGAGTTGATAGTCACTGGGAGCCAACTGACCACCAGAAAACCTGGTGAGGTGTGACGCTCTACCAGCACATCTAGTGGAGGGTCAGGGGGTCCTGCCAAGGGAGTGTCAAAAGTGATAGTGGAAGACATGGTTTCCCAGTGCACCTGCAATGAGTTCCAGGGCAGCTTCACCTCCACCTGCACCTGGTACTGTGTACTGGGATGCAGGCTGTGGAAAGTGTAGCTGCTCACACCTGCTGGGGTCAGGGCATGCTTCTGGTCATTGAGGTACACCACATGTgggtggctgctgctgctgcagaccCAGGTGATTTCGGCCGAGGTGGCTGCAACATTCTGCAGGTGTAGTTGCTTGGGGGCCACACAAAGGAGCTCGTCAGCCCCTAGAAGGGGCCTGGAGAAGCCTTGCTCCTCCACACTCTGCAGTGAGCCCAGCCAGCCATTTTCTGTCTTGGCATCTAATATCTCTATTGTCACTTCTGTCTTGGAGGCCACTCTCACCATCTCGCATATCTCCTTGTTCACATCTCCCTGAGCTTTCCCAGGCAATAagctgtgaccagtgtcctcctttGAAGCTTTGCTCTGTCTAGCTAGGAGTCGAGTGGGCCCAAGGTCAGGGGATTCTGGGGGCAGGCAGCCAAGGCTGTCACTATCTGGAACCTGTTCCACCAGGTTGGAGGGCACCAGGCCTCGCCGGCCATCCTCAAGCTCCCCTTCATAGAAGCCATCCTCATCCATATCcccaaagatatatacataatcCCCAGCGGTGAGGGGCAGCTCACACTCAGGGTGTTCATTGGGTCCCTCAAATGGGTTATAGctataaagaacaagaaagatcTTGAGTTTGGGGTTGGCAGGGGCCTCTGACTCCCTCACTTCCAGGGTCGAGAATACACTGTTAGGATCCACATCCTCCACTTCACTGGCTGTGTCCATGTCTAGAGTAAGGCAAGATGGCATGGTGGCCCACAAGGATTCCACCTCCAAGGAAGAGTTTGACTGGGAGCTAGCTTTCTTGGCCTGGGGTCTGGAGTCCAGAGGCCGGCTATCTAGGACTCTGCCTGGCACTTGGGGAACACTGACTGGGCTATCTAGCAAAgaggcttccttctcctcctctttgtcTCTGCTGGGCTGTGGAGACCCTTGGTCTTCAGGCCTTGGCTGGAACTTGATCCTTCTGTTATTCCTGTCTTGGGAATTGGGGGGAGCCTCTTGGGGGTCCTGGGGATCGTGACCAGACTGACACTGCAACGCCCACCTCTCTCGGGCAGCCTGGAGATCACGGAAGGTCTTCTGCAGGACATGCCGCAGCTGTTGCTGCTTATCCTGCCCGCGTGCCGCCTGCTGCAACAGCTGCTCGGCCAGTAAGCTGGTGGCGTCGCGCTCCTGGCACGCGCGGCTCAGCTGCCCGCGCACGTCGTTATTCTCCGCTGCCACCTTCCACGTCCAGTCAACTTGAGCCTGCAGCCGCGCGTTCTCCTTGGTCAGCCAGGCCCTCTTACGAAGCGCTGCCTGCAGCTTTGCCTCGGCCTCCTCGCGGCTAAGCCGTGCCGCTGCCGCCTGCGCGCTCAGCTCCTTGCACTGGCGCCGCCGCGCGCCCAGCTCGCGCTCCAGCGCTTGCATCTGGCACCTCATCTCCTCACAGTGTGCGCTCTGGGTGCCCACTTCAGCCCGGGCGCTGCCGGTGGCTTGCTGCAGCGCCAACTGCCTCTGTAGGCGCAGCACCTCCCGCTGGGACTCGCGCTGTAGCTGGTCCAAGTCGCTGACTTTGAGCCACTGGGCGCTAGCCGCGCCCACACTAGGGTGCCTGGCGTTGCGGAGGCCCGAGGCGACGTGTGTCTGTAGCAAGTGACACTCCTGCTGCAGTTCTTCGATCAGCTTGTCCTTTGCCAGCAGCGTGCTCGCCTGCTCCGACAAGTCTCGGGCGCGCTGGCGGGCGAAGGCCTGGCATAGCTCCAGGCCAACACGGCTCTCCCCAGGCACAGGCGCGCTCACAGTCCGTAGGTTGGTTTCTTGTAGCTTGCGGGCCCGGTCCTCTAGGCGCCGAGCCAGGTCTGTGAGCTCCGCGTGCTTCACCTTGAGTCGTTTCACCTTCTCCTCCGCCTTGTCGGGAAAGCCTGCGCGCCGAAGTTGCAAGTTCTCTTCCTGCAGGCCAGAGCAGCGGCGCGCCAGCACCTGCAACGCCTCGGACATTTGCGAGTTCTGCTTTACAAGCTCATCGTAGTCCAGGCTCAGCGGCGAGAAGGTCAGGGCCTCGTAGGGCTGGCTCTCGGAGTCTTCTGGCCGGTCGCTAGTTCCCTTGTGCTccgatggtgatggtggtggccgCGGCACCGACGGGGGACTCGGGGAGCCCAGGATGAAAGTTTCTGGCGAGGAGGAGGCCCGCTCCTTAGATTCGGGGGTCTTAGGGCGATTCAGGGTGCTGCCGAACGAGCGGGAACGCGCTGGTGGCAAGGAATCGAGGGAGCTGGCGCGCGTGGGGACACGGCTGTCAGGGGAGTTGGAGCACGCTGCCGGCACCACGTCGAGGGAGCGGGAGCGCAAGAGAACCCCGGCGCTCAGGCTGTCAGATTTGAGTCGATGGGCGAACATTGAGAAACGGTGAGATTCGCTGGTGGTCTTGGGGTGCGGCTCTTCCGAAGAATGTACAGCCTGGGGGTCGGGGGTACCAGACAAAGTCGGATGCCAGCGGAAGTGCTCCAGGATATACTTGAGGAAGAACTGGCGCTCCACGTCGAGAGCCGCCTGCAGGTGACGGATGCGCGAGGCCTGCTCGCCGTCGGTCTCCCAGCGAAGTTGCGCCAGCACTTCCTGCAAGCGACAGCGACACTGCGCAGCGGCGACATCGGGCGCCCCCGCGCGGCCGCAGTAGCCGCGGTTCACCAGCTCCGCGGCCAGCTGGCGCTGCAGCTCCCGCGCCTGGCGAATAACGCCGTCGCGCTCACGATGCAGCAGCTGCTGCAGCCGCCGCATCTCGGCCTCCTTCCAACGCAGCAGCTGCCGGATCTCGGCCTCGCGCTCCCTCAGCACCTTCTCCTGCAGCTGCCGCAACTCCCGACAGCGCTGTGCCTCCCATTTGGAGCGCAGATGGTCAACCAGCTGCTGCCGCTCTCTCTCCACTGCCTCTCGCAGCTGGCGCGCCTGGGCTGCGGAGCGCAGCCGCTCCGCCCGTCCGCGCGCTCGCTCCGCCTCCAGTTCGGCCCGCAGCTTCTCCAGCTCCTGCTTCTGTTCTTCCAGTATTGCCGTCGTCGAGCCCGGACTAGCCAGCTTCTTGGGTGTCGCGCGGCTGCCTCCTGAAGGGTTGAGCGAGTCCTTGGTCATGATGGCTGCTGCGGAGCCAGACGCCTGATGTCTCCTGGCCCAGGCCTCTGCTCACCAACGGCTGCCACCCCAGCCCGCCAACCGCTCCGCTCCCCGCGCACCCTTTCCGGCGCCTCCGGAGGTCTCCGCGCGCCCCTTCCGCCTCTGGGCGTGTTCTCTCATTCCTTGCTACCGGTGCACAAGCCCTCGCTCCTCTCCCAGCTGCCTGGGCCTGGAATGGGCTCTCGACCACTGCTCAAACCAGCCCATATCCTTCCCAAGATGCCCGGGGTGGGGGTGTAGGGCCTCTCTGGCTCCAGACCTTTTCCTGTTCTTGGTACAGTGTCCCTTGTGACTGACCTGGGCACTCTTTCAGACACTATACAGTCCCTTTCAGGCCAATGGGCTGGTGGGAAGTCAGGCTGCTCATCTGGGCCTGGAGAAAGGGGCTCCGTGTGTGGGTCAAAATCAGAGATGGGAGAAAGCAGACCCCACCTGGCCCTGCTATGGGTTTAGGTGGCTGAAAATCCACAAGATATGCCCAAACTTGGGGATGGGTCCTGGGCCCGGGTGCATCTGGGGCCAGGTAGGGTGCATCTGGTGCCTGGACCCCAACTGTGCCTACCCTTCCAAAGCCCCCTGTGGTGCCAAGCACTTCTTATATTATCTATTTAAACCTCCTATGCTTATAGatgaactttgtgtgtgtgtgacagagacagagagagggacagataggcaggaagggagatgagaagcatcaattcttccttgcagctcttttgttaattgattactttctcatatgtgccttgattgggggggtgCTACAACAgaacagagtgaccccttgctcaagccagcgaccttgggctcaagccagggacctagGGCCAAGTCCCTGATCctaccctcaagccagtgaccctgtgctcaagctggtgagccggtgctcaagccagtgaaacttctgggtttcaaacctgggttctctgtgtcccagtcaggtGCTctatccaggcatccccaaactatggccggtgggccgcatgcggccccctgaggccatttatccggccccctgccgcacttccggaaggggcacctctttcattggtggtcagtgagaggagcactgtatgtggcggccctccaacggtctgagggacagcgaactggccccctgtgtaaaaagtttggggacccctgcgagtctatccactgtgccaccaccaggctATAGATGAACTTTTGAGCCCATAGTCTGGGCATTGTGCCAGCTTAGGTGGGAGGAGAGCTTCCTCAAGGACCAAAGCTCTGACCTACAAAATTCAGTAtccatgacctttttttttttttttttttttttttttttgcatttttctgaagctggaaacagggagagacagtcagacagactcccgcatgcgcctgaccgggatccacccggcacgcccaccatggggcgatgctctgcccaccaggggacgatgctctgcccatcctgggcgtcgccatgttgcgaccagagccactctagcgcctgaggcagaggccacagagccatccccagcgccctggccatctttgctccaatggagccttggctgcgggaggggaagagagagacagagaggaaagcgcggcggaggggtggagaagcaaatgggcgcttctcctgtgtgcctggccgggaatcgaacccgggtcctccgcacgctaggccgacgctctaccgctgagccaaccggccagggcctccatgacCATTTTGACATTACCCACACATTTTCAAGGTTGCAGCTGTGAGGACCCCTCCTCAGTTTTGCTCCCAAGGGGAGTCACATTGTGCATC
The DNA window shown above is from Saccopteryx bilineata isolate mSacBil1 chromosome 2, mSacBil1_pri_phased_curated, whole genome shotgun sequence and carries:
- the LOC136325479 gene encoding RIMS-binding protein 3A-like — its product is MTKDSLNPSGGSRATPKKLASPGSTTAILEEQKQELEKLRAELEAERARGRAERLRSAAQARQLREAVERERQQLVDHLRSKWEAQRCRELRQLQEKVLREREAEIRQLLRWKEAEMRRLQQLLHRERDGVIRQARELQRQLAAELVNRGYCGRAGAPDVAAAQCRCRLQEVLAQLRWETDGEQASRIRHLQAALDVERQFFLKYILEHFRWHPTLSGTPDPQAVHSSEEPHPKTTSESHRFSMFAHRLKSDSLSAGVLLRSRSLDVVPAACSNSPDSRVPTRASSLDSLPPARSRSFGSTLNRPKTPESKERASSSPETFILGSPSPPSVPRPPPSPSEHKGTSDRPEDSESQPYEALTFSPLSLDYDELVKQNSQMSEALQVLARRCSGLQEENLQLRRAGFPDKAEEKVKRLKVKHAELTDLARRLEDRARKLQETNLRTVSAPVPGESRVGLELCQAFARQRARDLSEQASTLLAKDKLIEELQQECHLLQTHVASGLRNARHPSVGAASAQWLKVSDLDQLQRESQREVLRLQRQLALQQATGSARAEVGTQSAHCEEMRCQMQALERELGARRRQCKELSAQAAAARLSREEAEAKLQAALRKRAWLTKENARLQAQVDWTWKVAAENNDVRGQLSRACQERDATSLLAEQLLQQAARGQDKQQQLRHVLQKTFRDLQAARERWALQCQSGHDPQDPQEAPPNSQDRNNRRIKFQPRPEDQGSPQPSRDKEEEKEASLLDSPVSVPQVPGRVLDSRPLDSRPQAKKASSQSNSSLEVESLWATMPSCLTLDMDTASEVEDVDPNSVFSTLEVRESEAPANPKLKIFLVLYSYNPFEGPNEHPECELPLTAGDYVYIFGDMDEDGFYEGELEDGRRGLVPSNLVEQVPDSDSLGCLPPESPDLGPTRLLARQSKASKEDTGHSLLPGKAQGDVNKEICEMVRVASKTEVTIEILDAKTENGWLGSLQSVEEQGFSRPLLGADELLCVAPKQLHLQNVAATSAEITWVCSSSSHPHVVYLNDQKHALTPAGVSSYTFHSLHPSTQYQVQVEVKLPWNSLQVHWETMSSTITFDTPLAGPPDPPLDVLVERHTSPGFLVVSWLPVTINSAGFSNGVQVTGYAVYADGLKVVEITDATAGSTLLELSKVQLPLMCQKVSVRTISLFGESLDSVPAQIPHDCFNCNRLPETSSFSYTCGNPFPCRVTFPICPQRLVLAPLSAKASSHIPRSCREPLAKFLEAFLEEPPRKLSPVPNLSSEGECPSVGAGSQTQGLEEAWEVCRKDLHFQKSPQNHRPPLPSVQSAGGEDHPQHMGTSQSPTLGVVHLSPECGPRKEVCKEKIALKKVLKQKQDAQVFTPPQMSTSQRYVSDFHDILQEEEEAVCFSPWATEWQEQRRELRTQTGRDQSLGGKRESQLQEPSSALCPAPSSKIIKMSSRGPPLLRAGMDTPVRVFLALFDYDPLVMSDNPEAAEEELAFQKGQLLRIWGSQDSHGFYYGECSGRTGNIPGHLVAEVEVGMEKTNRKWHLPVQGHLPSVAHLDDFGGLTSPQDSFPLLQGNPKRPSLWNSMTMMAALNYDPKDWQAGSQMKDKLSLKAGDLVTVYGPVDDKGFYYGESGGHRGLVPAHVLDHMSLQGE